The following proteins are co-located in the Pomacea canaliculata isolate SZHN2017 linkage group LG10, ASM307304v1, whole genome shotgun sequence genome:
- the LOC112573367 gene encoding uncharacterized protein LOC112573367 — protein sequence MAYLMGLDKDYEMMQRDAGPGPAEDEQNQEKIVLEGLGPRTSARLHDAGMSLVDIGCNIGTYALSATVLGYQVLAMDPVKDSLQLLADSLRLNNLTERATLLLNAVSDVRGPVIVEVNGENRGGTWVRHAEPGAAIDSPGPVVRAVCLDDLTQYVRTPRVFLKMDIEGSEERALRCAGQFFQHVDVRYVLMEWLFHRNSKGGAAIIHFLTRNGLLPYSDVQPANRHVLLPENYHTWPDNVFWIKR from the coding sequence ATGGCCTATCTGATGGGTTTAGATAAAGACTATGAAATGATGCAACGCGACGCGGGACCTGGACCTGCAGAAGATGAACAGAACCAAGAGAAAATTGTACTCGAGGGTCTGGGACCGAGAACTAGTGCCCGGCTTCACGACGCTGGCATGAGTTTAGTAGACATCGGGTGCAACATCGGCACATACGCACTGTCAGCTACAGTCCTTGGCTACCAGGTGCTGGCCATGGATCCCGTAAAAGATAGCCTGCAGCTCCTGGCCGACTCTCTGCGGCTGAACAACCTGACGGAGCGGGCGACGCTCCTCCTGAATGCCGTGTCTGACGTGCGCGGACCGGTGATCGTGGAAGTGAACGGGGAGAACCGAGGCGGCACGTGGGTGCGGCACGCGGAGCCGGGAGCTGCCATCGACTCCCCGGGCCCCGTCGTGCGCGCGGTGTGTCTAGACGACCTTACGCAGTATGTTCGCACGCCGCGCGTGTTCCTCAAGATGGACATCGAGGGCTCAGAGGAGCGCGCACTGCGGTGCGCTGGCCAGTTCTTTCAGCACGTGGACGTGCGCTACGTGCTGATGGAGTGGCTGTTCCACCGCAATAGCAAGGGCGGCGCCGCCATTATCCACTTCCTGACGCGCAACGGACTCCTTCCGTACAGTGACGTGCAGCCTGCGAATAGACATGTGCTGCTGCCCGAGAACTACCACACCTGGCCGGACAATGTCTTCTGGATCAAGAGGTGA